From a single Selenomonadales bacterium genomic region:
- a CDS encoding FMN-binding protein, whose protein sequence is MKKFLAVAAVALVTVAALAGCAPQAIHNDGTFIAVSDATDRGFVRAEVTIARDKITAVKLTEFDALGLEKGPNYGHAPFHTFLAEMPKRFVEKNSWDVDVVSQATGSSNRAKQAVLRATQMARKTKTTAATMWDGTFMAISDRTERGWGIAWVTISDGKISRVVLHETRPAQERDAAGAVVMGPDGRAIVRKDAAGNVIFERKPADYAFAPYHEAIVELPKRFVAKNSAQVDVFTGATGTSNNSMQAVQRALDSAKR, encoded by the coding sequence TTGAAGAAATTCTTGGCAGTAGCTGCCGTCGCGCTAGTGACCGTGGCAGCACTTGCGGGCTGTGCTCCGCAAGCGATTCACAATGACGGTACTTTTATCGCTGTTTCGGATGCAACGGACCGCGGTTTTGTGCGTGCCGAAGTAACCATCGCCCGAGACAAGATCACTGCTGTTAAACTTACCGAGTTCGACGCCTTAGGCCTAGAAAAAGGCCCGAACTACGGCCATGCACCGTTCCATACTTTCCTTGCCGAAATGCCTAAGCGCTTTGTCGAGAAGAACAGCTGGGATGTCGACGTAGTGTCGCAAGCCACCGGCTCCTCTAACCGCGCAAAGCAAGCGGTGCTCCGCGCCACACAGATGGCCCGCAAGACCAAGACTACCGCCGCTACCATGTGGGATGGCACTTTTATGGCCATCAGCGACCGTACTGAGCGCGGCTGGGGCATCGCTTGGGTCACTATCAGCGACGGCAAGATTAGCCGCGTAGTGCTCCACGAAACGCGCCCCGCGCAGGAGCGCGACGCTGCAGGTGCTGTGGTAATGGGTCCGGACGGCAGAGCGATAGTCCGTAAGGATGCCGCAGGCAACGTAATCTTTGAACGCAAGCCCGCTGATTACGCATTCGCGCCGTATCACGAAGCGATTGTGGAACTACCGAAGCGCTTCGTCGCCAAGAACAGCGCCCAGGTCGACGTATTTACCGGCGCTACCGGCACCTCGAACAACTCCATGCAGGCTGTACAGCGCGCGCTAGACTCAGCCAAACGCTAG